One window of Strigops habroptila isolate Jane chromosome Z, bStrHab1.2.pri, whole genome shotgun sequence genomic DNA carries:
- the NUDT12 gene encoding peroxisomal NADH pyrophosphatase NUDT12 isoform X3, with translation MVPEMDTLRLCGFFLKKVLPRCCALSWGQSWSIRCDRTIVNKSRQTALDIAKFWGYKHIVNLLANVKGGQRPTFLSNETREYENYFGLTLLDRRSDKRTDTKWLSKKQSHPTTVYILFSNLSPLVTLGGGKESSQQSEIKLCRLHHKDVEQYVNQTEDGTLIFLGVELQFYTNLLAACNGRVLQEDEEDGLVAWFALSIDSASAEEFKQKHEDCYFLHPPVPALLQLPEKEAGVVAQARSVLAWHSRYRFCPTCGSATKIEEAGYKKTCLKEDCPSLQGVHNTSYPRVDPVVIMQVIHPDGNHCLLGRQKRFPPGMFTCLAGFVEPGETIEDAVRREVEEEAGVKIGHVQYVSCQPWPMPSSLMIGCLAVAVSTEIKVDKNEIEDARWFTREQVMEVLVKGNQRSFFVPPSRAIAHQLIKHWIGMNANL, from the exons gTGTGACAGGACTATCGTTAATAAATCAAGGCAGACAGCTCTAGACATTGCTAAATTTTGGGGGTACAAGCACATAGTTAATTTGTTGGCTAATGTGAAGGGTGGGCAGAGGCCTACTTTTCTGTCAAATGAAACAAGGgaatatgaaaattattttggcttGACACTTCTGGACAGAAGGAGTGATAAAAGAACAGATACCAAGTGGCTaagcaaaaaacaaagccaTCCAACTACAGTATACATTCTCTTCTCAAATCTGAGTCCTTTGGTTACTTTGGGTGGTGGAAAAGAGAGCTCTCAGCAGTCAGAAATAAAGCTTTGCAGACTGCACCACAAAGATGTGGAGCAGTACGTGAACCAAACCGAAGATGGGACCTTGATTTTCCTTGGAGTTGAGCTTCAGTTCTACACGAACCTGCTGGCTGCTTGCAATGGAAGAGTTCTGCAAGAAGATGAAGAGGATGGGTTAGTTGCTTGGTTTGCTCTTAGCATAGATTCTGCTTCAGCTGAGGAATTTAAACAGAAGCATGAGGACTGTTACTTTCTTCACCCACCAGTGCCAGCGCTACTGCAGCTACCTGAAAAAGAAGCTG gAGTAGTAGCCCAGGCTAGATCTGTTCTAGCATGGCACAGTCGCTACCGATTCTGCCCGACATGTGGGAGTGCAACCAAGATTGAAGAAGCGGGTTACaagaaaacttgtttaaaagaagattGTCCCAGTCTCCAAGGTGTTCACAACACATCATATCCAAGAGTTG ACCCTGTTGTAATAATGCAAGTCATCCATCCAGATGGCAACCACTGCCTTTTAGGTAGGCAGAAGAGATTTCCCCCAGGAATGTTTACCTGTCTTGCTGGATTTGTAGAACCTG GTGAAACAATAGAAGATGCTGTCCGAAGAGAAGTAGAAGAGGAGGCTGGAGTCAAAATTGGCCATGTTCAGTATGTCTCTTGTCAGCCATGGCCAATGCCCTCCTCCTTAATGATTGGCTGCTTAGCTGTTGCAGTGTCTACAGAAATTAAAGTTGACAAGAATGAAATAGAGGATGCCCGCTGGTTCACTAGAGAACAG GTCATGGAAGTTCTCGTTAAAGGAAACCAGCGTTCATTCTTTGTACCACCGAGTCGAGCTATTGCGCACCAGTTGATAAAACATTGGATTGGAATGAATGCTAATCTTTAA